From a single Candidatus Hinthialibacter antarcticus genomic region:
- a CDS encoding GntR family transcriptional regulator — translation MYPKSSTIQPMNDPIYARVRERLRVDILSGVFDAGSRLKIAMLCERYAVSQMPIREALQQLQGEGLICIEPNKGASVRKIDEQFVSNLYEIRGALEALLARLAIPNLQAPHRESMRKTQASFEAAIRRGDAAQALELDAQFHRTLYQAADNSEALDWVERQRDLIRCLRRKYGFGPARTPAIIREHRGLLLALDHENAIEAEAAAREHCENAKLDLMRLMNQKLECVG, via the coding sequence ATGTATCCAAAATCATCTACCATTCAACCAATGAACGATCCTATTTATGCGCGAGTGCGTGAACGCTTGCGCGTGGATATTCTTAGCGGTGTATTTGACGCGGGCTCCCGCTTGAAGATCGCGATGTTGTGCGAGCGATATGCGGTCAGCCAAATGCCCATTCGGGAAGCGTTGCAACAATTGCAGGGCGAAGGGCTGATTTGTATTGAACCCAACAAAGGCGCGAGCGTACGTAAAATTGATGAGCAATTCGTTAGCAATTTATATGAAATTCGCGGCGCGTTGGAGGCATTGCTCGCTCGACTTGCGATTCCGAATTTGCAAGCCCCTCACCGGGAGTCGATGCGAAAAACGCAAGCCTCGTTTGAGGCGGCGATCCGTAGAGGCGACGCCGCGCAGGCTTTAGAATTAGACGCCCAGTTTCACCGGACGCTTTATCAAGCAGCCGATAATTCGGAGGCATTGGATTGGGTGGAGCGTCAGCGTGATTTGATACGTTGCCTGCGTCGAAAATATGGATTCGGCCCCGCGCGTACGCCTGCGATTATTCGTGAGCATCGCGGCTTGCTGTTGGCCTTAGACCACGAAAACGCAATTGAGGCCGAAGCGGCCGCGCGCGAACATTGCGAAAACGCAAAGTTAGACCTCATGCGTTTAATGAACCAAAAATTGGAGTGCGTAGGGTAG
- a CDS encoding class I SAM-dependent methyltransferase, translating to MQPNKRTTALSLIGTIALCAAVYAFAADVQPIPSIWSPGEKQMAREQYLKDFHRIGLNTTPGDARFLSIMIEAAQCKRGVEVGTATGYGALLMGIAFERTGGHLTTIDIDPKMVVAAREHIEKMDLTDSVTVVEGDALKVLPDLEGKYDFLFLDALKKDYFNYFKAIAPKLTPGAVIIADNVIRFKDEMKDFLDAMENDPHFDIQIIQCSEEKGDGMAVIVKR from the coding sequence ATGCAACCCAACAAACGAACCACCGCTCTATCACTGATCGGAACCATTGCGTTATGCGCAGCGGTCTACGCCTTCGCAGCCGACGTCCAACCCATTCCATCCATCTGGTCTCCAGGAGAAAAACAAATGGCGCGAGAGCAATATTTGAAAGACTTTCATCGAATTGGTTTAAACACCACCCCGGGCGACGCGCGCTTTTTAAGCATTATGATTGAAGCCGCCCAATGCAAACGCGGCGTTGAAGTCGGGACCGCTACGGGATATGGCGCCTTGTTAATGGGCATAGCGTTTGAACGCACAGGCGGTCATCTGACCACAATCGACATCGACCCGAAAATGGTTGTTGCAGCCCGTGAACACATTGAAAAAATGGACCTAACCGACTCCGTCACGGTCGTTGAAGGCGACGCGCTCAAAGTCTTGCCTGATTTGGAAGGAAAATATGACTTCTTGTTTCTCGATGCGCTAAAGAAAGATTATTTCAATTACTTCAAAGCGATTGCGCCCAAATTAACGCCGGGAGCCGTCATCATTGCCGATAACGTCATTCGTTTTAAAGATGAAATGAAAGATTTTTTAGACGCAATGGAAAACGACCCGCACTTTGACATACAGATCATTCAGTGTTCAGAAGAAAAAGGCGACGGTATGGCAGTAATCGTTAAACGGTAA